TAAATTCAAAATTTATAGTAGAAACTTTTAATAGATACCTTGACAACATAAGTAAGTCATGTTCATCGTGCTATATGCTTGAGAGTTGCCCGCATTGTTTATACTTAATTGATGATATAGAAAATAAAAATGTCCAATGCCCTGGCTACTTAAATTATGAAGATTTTTCAAAAAAATGCTCGACAATTCTATCCCGATTAGAAAAAAATAGGGAGATGTTTAATGAGATTGTAAATGATATCATATTTGTTTAATACTTTATTTTGTTGATGATGGGAACTTCTAAAAAACATTGGCTTTATCTTGAGCCATACTGCTATCTGAACAGTGATGAAAGGTTTGGAATTATTTGGCTATTCCAGTTCGTTTTGTGCCAGTGATTTCGGTCGCATAGTGCCAGTGATTTCGGTTCAAACTGTGCCATTTTTTAGCATTAAGGCATAATGAATTCGAAAAGGTAACGGTTCGTTTTGTGCCACCCGGTGCCCGGCCCCGTTTCAAAAACGGTTCGTTTTGTGCCACTTTGGAAGATCAAGTATAAACCGCTATATCGCAAGAAAAAAAATGTGATATGGCTAACACGCTTGATCCGATGGATTTAAAACAGATTATTACCCTAAAAAGGGACGGTATGAGCAACCGACAAATTGGCGAGATGCTCGACATTTCTCGCAATACGGTAAATACCTACATTCATTTCTTTAAGGCATGCGGCCATCATTTCGATGAGCTTTTGAAAATGGAAAACGCGCAGCTAGAAGAACTTTTTACCTCAAAAACAACGATTCGGAACCCACGGTTCGACCAGCTGATGCTCTATTTCGATAAGGTGAATGCGGCACGCAATCACCCGGGCTTCACCTTTTTGTTTCACCATAACCAGTACAAGCAAGAGGTCGCCAACCCCTACAGCTACACCCAGTTTATGGAGCACTATAAGCGGAAGTTCGCTAAGGTTAAGGGCTCGATGAAGCTCGAGCATGAGGCGGGGAAAGAGGTTTTTATCGACTACGCGGGCAAAAAACTACACATCGTAGACAGGGAGACCGGAAAGCGCATTCCCGTTGAAATGTTCATCGCAATTTTGCCCAGCAGTCAATACACCTATGCCGAGGCTACCATGAGCCAAAAGCGTGAGGATATGATAGGTAGTATGGGGAATACCTTTTCATTTTTCGGCGGTGTTCCAAAAGCCATTGTCTCGGATAATTTGAAGTCGGCCGTTACAAGGGCCAGCAAGTATGAGGCGGATATCAACCGGACGTTTAAAGATTTTGCCCTACACTATAGCTGCGTAATCAACCCCACCCGAAGCTACTCTCCACAGGATAAAGCGCTGGTTGAAAATGCGGTTCAGCTGGTTTACCAGCGAATTTACTACCCCATGCGTGAGATGGTTTTCTTCTCGCTCGAAGACCTGAACCGTGAAGTAAGAAGGCGATTGGCTGATTACAACAACCTGCTTTTTCAACGCAAGCAGGCGAGCCGAAAAGAGCTATTCCAATCAGTGGAGCGTGGTTACTTAAAGCCTCTGCCAGCTGAACGATACGAGATTAAGGATTACAGGCGAGCCAAAGTGCAGAAGATTGGGTACGTTTACTTCTCGCCCGACAAGAGCTACTACAGCGTACCCTACCGCTATATCGGCAAAACAACCCTAATTCATTACACCAAATCAACGGTTGAGATCTACTACGATTATCAACGGATTGCTTTTCATAAGCGTAATCCAAGCATGGGCGTTTACAATACCAACAAGGACCATCTAAGCAGCACCCACAAGGCTTATACCGAATGGAGTCCTGATTACTTCAGGAAGCTGGCATCAAAACACGGCAATGACGTTATGGCCATTATTGACGCGCTGGTAACAAACCGTGATTATCCTGAAATATTCTACAAGCGGGCCATGGGAATTATCCAGCTCCACCGGGTATACGGCTCGGAAAGATTAAACAGCGCCTGTAAACGAGCCCTGTACCTGGGCACCGATTCGTATAAACACATTAGCAACATTTTGAAAAACGGCAAGGACAAGGAACCGCTCATAATGGAACTAGCAACAGATCCCCATATTCCGAAGCATGAAAATATCCGGGGAGCATCAAATT
The genomic region above belongs to Candidatus Cloacimonadota bacterium and contains:
- the istA gene encoding IS21 family transposase, giving the protein MANTLDPMDLKQIITLKRDGMSNRQIGEMLDISRNTVNTYIHFFKACGHHFDELLKMENAQLEELFTSKTTIRNPRFDQLMLYFDKVNAARNHPGFTFLFHHNQYKQEVANPYSYTQFMEHYKRKFAKVKGSMKLEHEAGKEVFIDYAGKKLHIVDRETGKRIPVEMFIAILPSSQYTYAEATMSQKREDMIGSMGNTFSFFGGVPKAIVSDNLKSAVTRASKYEADINRTFKDFALHYSCVINPTRSYSPQDKALVENAVQLVYQRIYYPMREMVFFSLEDLNREVRRRLADYNNLLFQRKQASRKELFQSVERGYLKPLPAERYEIKDYRRAKVQKIGYVYFSPDKSYYSVPYRYIGKTTLIHYTKSTVEIYYDYQRIAFHKRNPSMGVYNTNKDHLSSTHKAYTEWSPDYFRKLASKHGNDVMAIIDALVTNRDYPEIFYKRAMGIIQLHRVYGSERLNSACKRALYLGTDSYKHISNILKNGKDKEPLIMELATDPHIPKHENIRGASNYK